One part of the Ralstonia pickettii genome encodes these proteins:
- a CDS encoding YbaK/EbsC family protein — protein MTATDTNAPLPESAQRVADHLRTLGYEKAIVMLPATGKTSAEAAAGLGCSVAEIAKSIIFRRAKDDVPVLVIASGTNRVDEAKVSAHVGALAKADAKFVREKTGYAIGGVCPVGHAVKPVMLLDQDLFQYDSVWAAAGHPHAVFNLTPAELEAMTGAPVADIALRD, from the coding sequence ATGACCGCGACCGATACGAACGCCCCGCTGCCTGAATCCGCCCAACGCGTGGCCGACCACCTCCGTACGCTCGGCTATGAGAAGGCCATCGTAATGCTGCCGGCCACCGGCAAGACCTCCGCTGAAGCGGCTGCTGGGCTCGGCTGTTCGGTGGCGGAGATCGCCAAGTCGATCATCTTCCGCCGTGCGAAAGACGACGTGCCGGTACTGGTGATCGCCAGCGGCACCAATCGTGTCGACGAGGCAAAGGTTTCAGCGCACGTGGGCGCGCTGGCCAAGGCCGATGCGAAGTTCGTACGCGAGAAGACCGGTTACGCCATCGGCGGCGTGTGTCCGGTCGGCCATGCGGTCAAGCCTGTGATGCTGCTCGACCAAGACCTGTTCCAATACGACAGCGTGTGGGCCGCGGCCGGCCACCCGCATGCCGTGTTCAACCTGACGCCTGCCGAACTGGAAGCCATGACCGGCGCGCCTGTGGCCGACATCGCCCTGCGCGACTGA
- a CDS encoding hydroxymethylglutaryl-CoA lyase yields MSIPNFVKVVEVGPRDGLQNEKAPVSTDTKVELVNRLSEAGFVNVEAASFVSPKWVPAMADGADVMARIQRRPGTLYSVLTPNMKGFEGAAAAGADEIVIFSAASEAFAQKNINCTIAESIERFVPVAKAAKDAGIRVRGSISCSLGCPYQGEVPVSSVVDVIKRMADLGCDEIDIADTIGVGTAGQVKTVMEAAAATFPIDRLSGHFHDTYGQALANILASLEVGIAIFHASVAGLGGCPYAKGATGNVATEDVLYLLHGLGIRTGIDLDKVVLAGDFISQAIGRPTASRAGRALLLKLQDQIAQACI; encoded by the coding sequence ATGAGCATTCCGAATTTTGTGAAGGTGGTCGAGGTCGGCCCGCGCGATGGTCTGCAGAACGAGAAGGCACCGGTCTCCACCGACACCAAGGTCGAACTGGTGAACCGGCTGTCCGAGGCCGGTTTTGTGAATGTGGAGGCGGCGTCGTTCGTGTCGCCCAAATGGGTGCCGGCGATGGCTGATGGCGCCGACGTGATGGCACGCATCCAGCGCCGGCCGGGCACGCTGTACTCGGTGCTCACGCCCAACATGAAGGGTTTCGAAGGCGCTGCTGCAGCGGGTGCGGACGAGATCGTGATCTTCAGCGCCGCCAGCGAGGCCTTTGCGCAGAAGAACATCAACTGCACGATCGCCGAATCGATCGAACGCTTTGTGCCGGTGGCCAAGGCCGCCAAGGATGCGGGCATTCGCGTGCGCGGGTCGATCTCGTGTTCGCTGGGCTGCCCGTATCAGGGCGAGGTGCCGGTGTCGTCGGTGGTGGACGTCATCAAGCGCATGGCCGACCTCGGTTGCGACGAGATCGACATTGCCGACACCATCGGCGTGGGCACGGCCGGGCAGGTGAAAACCGTGATGGAAGCCGCCGCGGCGACGTTCCCGATCGACCGCCTCTCAGGCCATTTCCATGACACGTACGGCCAGGCACTGGCCAACATCCTCGCCAGCCTGGAAGTCGGCATCGCGATCTTCCACGCCTCGGTGGCCGGGCTGGGCGGCTGCCCGTATGCCAAGGGCGCGACCGGCAATGTCGCCACCGAAGACGTGCTGTACCTGCTGCACGGCCTCGGCATCCGCACCGGCATCGACCTGGACAAGGTGGTGCTGGCGGGTGACTTCATCTCGCAGGCCATCGGCCGCCCGACTGCCTCGCGTGCGGGCCGCGCGCTGCTGCTCAAGCTGCAGGACCAGATCGCCCAGGCCTGCATCTGA
- a CDS encoding 2-hydroxyacid dehydrogenase — protein sequence MHIQIYTPDGKPQPWLDGFAQALPEARLSVWEQGAVQDADYAVVWQPPADMLRDRRDLRAVFNLGAGVDAILGLRAQAPDAILEGLPIVRLDDAGMAAQMGEYVTHAVLRFFRRLDEYERQQQAKMWRFLKPFNRDEFVVGVLGLGVLGTHIARTLAGFGFPVRGWSRSAKHVEGVDCRSGSDALPGFLAGTRVLVNVLPLTADTENVIDAKLLAQLAPGAFVVNVARGKHVVEDDLLAAVRSGHIAGAALDVFRTEPLPADHPFWTEPRIHITPHISALTLREVSIAQIARKIRALEAGEPIAGIVDLQRGY from the coding sequence ATGCACATCCAGATCTACACGCCCGACGGCAAGCCCCAACCCTGGCTCGACGGTTTCGCGCAGGCACTTCCTGAGGCACGCCTGTCGGTGTGGGAGCAAGGCGCAGTGCAGGACGCCGACTACGCCGTGGTCTGGCAGCCGCCCGCCGACATGCTGCGCGATCGCCGCGATTTGCGCGCCGTGTTCAACCTCGGCGCGGGCGTCGATGCCATCCTGGGCCTGCGTGCGCAAGCGCCCGATGCCATCCTCGAAGGCCTGCCGATCGTGCGGCTGGACGACGCCGGCATGGCCGCGCAGATGGGCGAATACGTCACGCACGCCGTCCTGCGCTTCTTCCGCCGGCTCGATGAATACGAGCGCCAGCAGCAAGCGAAGATGTGGCGCTTCCTCAAGCCGTTCAACCGCGATGAGTTTGTCGTCGGCGTGCTGGGCCTCGGCGTGCTCGGTACGCACATCGCCAGGACGCTGGCGGGCTTCGGCTTTCCGGTGCGCGGCTGGAGCCGCTCCGCCAAGCACGTCGAGGGCGTAGATTGCCGCTCAGGCAGCGATGCCCTGCCCGGCTTCCTCGCCGGCACGCGCGTGCTGGTGAACGTGCTGCCGCTGACGGCAGACACCGAAAACGTGATCGACGCGAAACTGCTCGCGCAACTCGCACCGGGCGCATTCGTCGTCAACGTGGCGCGCGGTAAGCATGTCGTGGAAGACGACCTGCTGGCCGCCGTGCGCAGCGGCCACATTGCCGGCGCCGCGCTCGACGTATTCCGCACCGAGCCGCTGCCCGCCGACCACCCTTTCTGGACCGAACCGCGCATCCACATCACGCCGCACATTTCGGCGCTGACGCTGCGCGAGGTCAGCATTGCCCAGATCGCGCGCAAGATCCGAGCGCTGGAAGCAGGCGAGCCGATTGCCGGCATCGTCGATCTGCAACGAGGGTACTGA
- a CDS encoding acetyl-CoA carboxylase biotin carboxylase subunit — translation MITKLLIANRGEIACRVAATCRKLGIRTVAVYSDADANARHVAACDEAIHIGEPAARDSYLRADRILEAARATGAQAIHPGYGFLSENEAFAKACADAGIIFVGPPAPAIEAMGSKSAAKALMEKAGVPLVPGYHGDNQDAGFLRTQADRIGYPVLIKASAGGGGKGMRVVESGDAFEASLASVKREASSSFGDDRVLIEKYLTRPRHIEIQVFADSFGDAVYLFERDCSVQRRHQKVLEEAPAPGMTLDRRRAMGEAAVAAARAVGYVGAGTVEFIVDEDGTFYFMEMNTRLQVEHPVTEMITGEDLVEWQLRVASGEPLPRAQDELHIHGHALEARIYAENPERDFLPSIGTLKVLRTPAAVEFTVGAQANGEPAAVRIDAGVREGDAISPYYDPMIAKLIVWGRDREEALARMLQALGSFRLVGLSSNVAFLRRLVASKPFATADLDTGLIARNHDTLFPAAPDVPQDAIALAVAALLAREARSLRTDTRDPHSPWARGSGWRLNGAAERTLRFTHGEQAIDATLVYGRDGSWLKTSGSEAPFTSQRHAETFTVALGSHKATGQVHVDGDTFHVFTGGAHWTLERHDPLAHAGEADDEGGKLTAPMPGKVIAVLAAPGQTVTKGAPLVVMEAMKMEHTLTAPADGVVESVLYGVGDQVTEGVQLLAFKPAE, via the coding sequence ATGATCACCAAGCTCCTCATCGCCAACCGAGGCGAAATCGCCTGCCGAGTCGCCGCCACCTGCCGCAAGCTCGGCATCCGCACGGTCGCGGTCTACTCCGATGCCGACGCCAACGCCCGCCACGTCGCGGCCTGCGACGAAGCCATCCACATCGGTGAGCCCGCCGCCCGCGACAGCTACCTGCGCGCCGACCGCATCCTCGAAGCCGCACGCGCAACGGGCGCCCAGGCCATCCACCCCGGCTACGGCTTCCTGTCGGAAAACGAAGCCTTTGCCAAGGCCTGTGCAGACGCCGGCATCATCTTCGTCGGCCCGCCGGCCCCGGCCATCGAAGCGATGGGCAGCAAGAGCGCGGCCAAGGCACTGATGGAGAAGGCCGGCGTGCCACTCGTCCCGGGTTACCACGGCGACAACCAGGACGCAGGATTCCTGCGCACGCAGGCCGATCGCATCGGCTACCCGGTGCTCATCAAGGCGAGCGCGGGCGGCGGCGGCAAGGGCATGCGCGTGGTCGAATCGGGCGATGCGTTCGAAGCCTCGCTGGCCTCGGTCAAGCGTGAGGCATCGTCAAGCTTTGGCGACGACCGCGTGCTCATCGAGAAGTACCTCACGCGCCCGCGCCACATTGAAATCCAGGTGTTTGCCGACAGCTTCGGCGACGCCGTCTATCTGTTCGAGCGCGACTGCTCGGTGCAGCGCCGCCACCAGAAGGTGCTGGAAGAAGCCCCCGCCCCGGGCATGACGCTGGACCGCCGCCGCGCGATGGGCGAAGCCGCCGTGGCGGCCGCACGCGCCGTGGGCTACGTGGGTGCCGGCACGGTCGAGTTCATCGTCGATGAAGACGGCACGTTCTACTTCATGGAGATGAACACGCGCCTGCAGGTCGAGCACCCGGTCACCGAAATGATCACGGGTGAAGACCTCGTCGAATGGCAATTGCGCGTGGCCTCCGGGGAGCCGCTACCGCGCGCGCAAGACGAGTTGCACATCCACGGCCACGCGCTGGAAGCACGCATCTACGCAGAAAACCCGGAGCGCGATTTTCTGCCGTCCATCGGCACGCTGAAGGTGTTGCGCACGCCGGCAGCGGTGGAATTTACCGTGGGCGCGCAGGCCAATGGCGAACCTGCCGCCGTGCGCATCGACGCGGGCGTGCGGGAGGGCGATGCCATCAGCCCCTATTACGATCCGATGATCGCCAAGCTCATCGTCTGGGGCCGTGACCGTGAAGAAGCGCTGGCGCGCATGCTGCAGGCGCTGGGCAGCTTCCGCCTGGTGGGGCTGTCGTCCAACGTGGCGTTCCTGCGCCGGCTTGTTGCATCGAAGCCGTTTGCGACCGCCGATCTGGATACCGGCCTGATCGCCCGCAATCACGACACGCTGTTCCCCGCCGCACCGGACGTGCCGCAAGACGCCATCGCCCTGGCCGTGGCTGCGCTGCTCGCCCGCGAGGCACGCAGCCTGCGCACCGATACGCGCGATCCGCATTCGCCGTGGGCGCGCGGCAGCGGCTGGCGGCTGAACGGTGCCGCTGAACGCACGCTGCGTTTCACGCATGGCGAACAGGCCATTGACGCCACGCTCGTCTACGGCCGCGACGGCTCGTGGTTGAAGACCAGCGGCAGCGAAGCGCCCTTCACCTCGCAGCGCCATGCCGAGACCTTCACCGTTGCGCTCGGTTCGCACAAGGCGACCGGCCAGGTGCATGTGGACGGCGACACGTTCCACGTCTTCACGGGCGGCGCGCACTGGACACTCGAGCGCCACGACCCGCTCGCCCATGCCGGCGAGGCCGACGACGAAGGCGGCAAGCTGACGGCGCCGATGCCCGGCAAGGTCATCGCCGTGCTGGCCGCCCCGGGGCAAACCGTCACCAAGGGCGCACCGCTGGTCGTCATGGAGGCCATGAAGATGGAGCACACGCTCACGGCACCTGCCGACGGCGTCGTCGAATCCGTGCTGTACGGCGTGGGCGATCAGGTGACGGAAGGCGTGCAGTTGCTGGCGTTCAAGCCCGCCGAATGA
- the bioB gene encoding biotin synthase BioB, which produces MQSTPLNFVPNAAKVPPTPGQNPNARWSREAIEALFALPFNDLLFQAQQVHRANFDANAVQLSTLLSIKTGGCPEDCSYCPQSARYDTGVEAEKLMPIDEVLEAASRAKQNGASRFCMGAAWRNPKPHQLDAVADMVRGVKAMGLETCVTLGMLKQEQAAQLKEAGLDYYNHNLDTAPEFYGEIITTRTYQDRLDTLEHVRDAGINVCCGGIVGLGESVHERAGLIAELANMEPYPDSVPINNLVKVEGTPLAGNEELDPFDFVRTIAVARITMPKAMVRLSAGREAMGDALQALCFMAGANSIFYGEKLLTTDNPEADADRKLLARLGMRVDVQDHLHQSADASHSHSSHCHIDITPAD; this is translated from the coding sequence ATGCAATCCACTCCGCTCAACTTCGTGCCGAACGCCGCCAAGGTGCCGCCCACGCCCGGGCAGAATCCCAACGCCCGCTGGAGCCGCGAAGCCATCGAAGCGCTGTTCGCGCTGCCGTTCAACGACCTGCTGTTCCAGGCGCAGCAGGTGCACCGCGCCAACTTTGATGCGAATGCCGTGCAGCTCTCGACCCTGCTGTCCATCAAGACCGGCGGCTGCCCCGAAGACTGCTCGTACTGCCCGCAATCGGCGCGCTACGACACCGGTGTCGAGGCTGAAAAGCTGATGCCGATTGACGAAGTGCTGGAAGCCGCCTCGCGCGCCAAGCAAAACGGCGCGAGCCGCTTCTGCATGGGCGCCGCCTGGCGCAACCCCAAGCCGCATCAGCTCGACGCCGTGGCCGACATGGTGCGCGGCGTGAAGGCGATGGGGCTGGAGACGTGCGTGACACTCGGCATGCTCAAGCAGGAACAGGCTGCGCAGTTGAAGGAGGCGGGCCTGGATTACTACAACCACAACCTCGACACCGCCCCCGAGTTCTACGGCGAGATCATCACCACGCGCACGTACCAGGACCGGCTCGATACGCTCGAGCACGTGCGTGACGCCGGCATCAACGTGTGCTGCGGCGGCATCGTCGGGCTGGGGGAATCGGTGCACGAGCGCGCGGGCCTGATCGCCGAATTGGCGAATATGGAGCCGTATCCGGACTCGGTGCCCATCAACAACCTGGTGAAGGTGGAAGGCACGCCGCTGGCGGGCAACGAAGAACTGGACCCGTTTGATTTCGTGCGCACGATTGCCGTAGCGCGGATCACGATGCCCAAGGCGATGGTGCGGCTCTCCGCTGGCCGCGAGGCGATGGGCGATGCCTTGCAGGCGCTGTGCTTCATGGCGGGTGCCAACTCGATCTTCTATGGCGAGAAGCTGCTGACGACGGACAACCCGGAGGCGGATGCGGATCGGAAGCTGCTGGCGCGGTTGGGGATGCGGGTGGACGTGCAGGATCATCTGCATCAAAGCGCTGATGCTTCGCACTCGCATTCGTCGCATTGCCATATCGACATTACGCCTGCGGACTGA
- a CDS encoding enoyl-CoA hydratase/isomerase family protein yields MNAFETLDFAQHGAVTTLTLNRPDVRNAFNETVIAELTGAFRALAAEPSVRAIVLSGNGPAFCAGADLNWMKKMAGYSDDENRADALRLAEMLRAIYTCPKPVIARVQGDTYAGGVGLVAACDIVVAVDTANFCLSEAKLGLIPATISPYVIRALGEQASRRYFITAERFSAAEAHHLGLVHELVSADALDAKVADITAALVANSPNAVRESKRLVREVSGAAINDALLADTAERIAAIRASEEGREGVQSFLGKRKPNWLLPA; encoded by the coding sequence ATGAACGCTTTCGAGACCCTCGACTTCGCGCAGCACGGCGCCGTCACCACGCTCACGCTGAACCGGCCCGACGTGCGCAACGCCTTCAACGAAACGGTCATCGCCGAACTGACCGGCGCGTTCCGCGCGCTGGCAGCCGAGCCAAGCGTGCGCGCCATCGTCCTGTCCGGCAACGGCCCTGCGTTCTGCGCGGGCGCCGACCTGAACTGGATGAAGAAGATGGCCGGCTACTCGGATGACGAAAACCGCGCCGACGCCCTGCGCCTGGCCGAGATGCTGCGCGCCATCTACACCTGTCCCAAGCCTGTGATCGCGCGCGTGCAGGGCGACACGTATGCCGGCGGCGTCGGCCTGGTCGCCGCGTGCGACATCGTCGTCGCTGTCGACACGGCCAACTTCTGCCTGTCGGAAGCGAAGCTCGGCTTGATCCCGGCCACCATCAGCCCATACGTGATCCGCGCGCTGGGCGAGCAGGCATCGCGCCGCTACTTCATCACCGCAGAACGCTTTTCCGCTGCCGAAGCGCATCACCTTGGCCTCGTGCATGAGCTGGTGAGCGCAGATGCCCTTGACGCGAAGGTGGCCGACATCACTGCCGCGCTGGTCGCCAACAGCCCGAACGCCGTGCGTGAGAGCAAGCGCCTCGTGCGCGAGGTGTCCGGTGCCGCGATCAACGACGCCCTGCTGGCCGACACCGCTGAACGCATCGCCGCCATTCGCGCTTCGGAAGAAGGCCGCGAAGGCGTGCAAAGTTTCCTGGGCAAGCGCAAGCCGAACTGGCTGCTGCCGGCCTGA
- a CDS encoding dienelactone hydrolase family protein translates to MNSNTARAWRSALAAVGCALLLAAAHASETAPPGISETIVEVPKSAGIFTVKLETTVYKPAGDGPFPLIVLNHGKARGKAAFQSRARYSEQAAALVARGYVVAIPMRQGFSKSGGAYIGSGCNVEANGIVQAEDVVAALDYMTAQPYVDRNRIVVMGQSHGGLTTLAFGTIAYPGVRGLVNFAGGLRNDTCVDWEDNLVRAFETYGRQARYPSLWFYGDNDSYWPKPMPDRMFAAYTAAGGKGRLVDFGNFKSDSHGMFASHAGLRIWLPQVDAFLRELGLPAGPVQAEAPGGNAETSGADDPKADTNKDPE, encoded by the coding sequence GTGAACAGCAACACCGCGCGAGCGTGGCGCAGCGCCTTGGCAGCCGTTGGCTGCGCGCTGCTGCTTGCGGCCGCGCATGCGAGTGAAACGGCGCCGCCGGGCATCAGCGAGACCATCGTGGAGGTGCCCAAGTCTGCGGGCATCTTCACCGTCAAGCTGGAGACGACCGTCTACAAGCCGGCCGGCGACGGGCCCTTCCCGCTCATCGTGCTCAATCATGGCAAGGCGCGCGGCAAGGCCGCATTCCAATCGCGTGCCCGTTACAGCGAGCAGGCTGCGGCGCTGGTCGCGCGTGGCTATGTGGTCGCCATTCCGATGCGGCAGGGGTTTTCCAAATCCGGCGGCGCGTATATCGGCAGCGGTTGCAACGTGGAAGCCAACGGCATCGTCCAGGCCGAAGACGTGGTGGCCGCACTCGACTACATGACCGCGCAGCCGTACGTGGACCGCAACCGCATCGTCGTCATGGGCCAGTCGCATGGCGGCCTGACCACCCTGGCCTTCGGCACCATCGCCTACCCTGGCGTGCGTGGGCTCGTGAACTTCGCCGGCGGCCTGCGCAACGACACCTGTGTCGATTGGGAAGACAACCTCGTGCGCGCCTTTGAGACGTACGGCCGCCAGGCACGCTACCCTTCGCTCTGGTTCTACGGCGACAACGACAGCTACTGGCCCAAGCCGATGCCCGACAGGATGTTCGCCGCCTACACCGCTGCCGGCGGCAAAGGCCGGCTGGTGGATTTCGGCAACTTCAAGAGCGACTCGCACGGCATGTTCGCAAGCCACGCGGGGTTGCGCATCTGGCTGCCGCAGGTCGACGCCTTCCTGCGCGAACTCGGTCTGCCCGCAGGCCCGGTGCAAGCGGAGGCGCCGGGCGGCAACGCAGAAACCTCCGGCGCCGACGACCCCAAAGCCGACACCAACAAGGACCCCGAATGA
- a CDS encoding carboxyl transferase domain-containing protein: MPTLETKLNPRAEDFKANADAMRALVADLRDKVARIAQGGGEDARAKHLARGKLLPRDRVQQLLDPGTPFLEFSQLAAYGMYDDAAPGAGIITGIGRISGQECVIVCNDATVKGGTYYPMTVKKHLRAQEIAEQNHLPCVYLVDSGGANLPNQDDVFPDRDHFGRIFYNQANLSSKGIPQIAVVMGSCTAGGAYVPAMSDESIIVKEQGTIFLAGPPLVKAATGEVVSAEDLGGADVHTRLSGVADYFANNDSHALAQARSIVAHLNRRKPEQVQIHAPVEPRYAAEELYGVIPTDTRKPFDVREVIARIVDDSAFDEFKARYGTTLVCGFARIWGYPVGIIANNGILFSEAALKGAHFIELCCQRKIPLVFLQNITGFMVGRKYENEGIAKNGAKMVTAVATAQVPKFTVIIGGSFGAGNYGMCGRAYSPRFLWMWPNARISVMGGEQAASVLATVRRDGIEAKGGQWSADEEAAFKAPIRDQYERQGHPYYASARLWDDGVIDPADTRSVLGLGLSASLNAPIGDMNFGVFRM, translated from the coding sequence ATGCCGACGCTAGAGACCAAGCTGAACCCCCGCGCAGAAGACTTCAAGGCCAACGCCGATGCCATGCGCGCGCTCGTCGCCGACTTGCGCGACAAGGTTGCGCGCATCGCCCAGGGCGGCGGCGAAGACGCCCGCGCCAAGCACCTCGCGCGCGGCAAGCTCCTGCCGCGCGACCGCGTGCAGCAACTGCTCGACCCCGGCACGCCGTTCCTGGAGTTCTCGCAACTGGCGGCGTATGGCATGTACGACGACGCCGCGCCGGGCGCCGGCATCATCACCGGCATCGGCCGCATCTCGGGGCAGGAATGCGTGATCGTCTGCAACGACGCCACGGTCAAGGGCGGCACGTATTACCCGATGACGGTGAAGAAGCATCTGCGCGCGCAGGAGATTGCCGAGCAGAACCACCTGCCCTGCGTCTACCTGGTCGATTCGGGCGGCGCCAACCTGCCGAACCAGGACGACGTGTTTCCCGACCGCGACCACTTCGGCCGCATCTTCTACAACCAGGCCAACCTGTCATCGAAGGGCATTCCACAGATCGCGGTGGTGATGGGCTCGTGCACGGCGGGAGGCGCGTATGTGCCGGCCATGAGTGATGAGTCGATCATCGTCAAGGAACAGGGGACGATCTTCCTGGCAGGCCCGCCGCTGGTGAAGGCCGCGACCGGCGAAGTGGTGAGTGCCGAAGACCTGGGCGGCGCCGATGTACATACGCGGCTGTCCGGCGTGGCGGATTACTTCGCCAACAACGATTCGCACGCGTTGGCGCAAGCCCGAAGCATCGTCGCGCACCTGAACCGCCGCAAGCCGGAGCAGGTGCAGATTCATGCGCCGGTCGAACCGCGCTACGCAGCCGAAGAACTCTACGGCGTGATCCCGACCGACACGCGCAAGCCGTTCGACGTGCGCGAAGTCATCGCCCGCATCGTCGACGATTCCGCCTTTGACGAATTCAAGGCGCGCTACGGCACGACGCTGGTCTGCGGCTTTGCGCGCATCTGGGGCTACCCGGTCGGCATCATCGCCAACAACGGCATTCTGTTTTCCGAGGCTGCGTTGAAGGGCGCGCACTTCATCGAGCTGTGCTGTCAGCGCAAGATCCCGCTGGTGTTCCTGCAGAACATCACGGGCTTCATGGTGGGCCGCAAGTACGAAAACGAAGGCATCGCCAAGAACGGCGCGAAAATGGTGACGGCCGTGGCAACGGCGCAGGTGCCCAAGTTCACGGTCATCATCGGCGGCTCGTTTGGCGCGGGCAATTACGGCATGTGCGGCCGGGCGTATTCGCCGCGCTTCCTGTGGATGTGGCCGAACGCGCGCATCTCCGTGATGGGCGGCGAACAGGCCGCAAGCGTGCTCGCCACCGTGCGCCGCGACGGCATCGAAGCCAAGGGCGGCCAGTGGAGCGCGGACGAAGAAGCGGCCTTCAAGGCGCCGATCCGCGACCAATATGAGCGCCAGGGCCATCCGTATTACGCCAGCGCACGCCTGTGGGACGACGGCGTGATCGACCCTGCCGACACGCGCAGCGTGCTGGGCCTCGGGCTGTCAGCCAGCCTGAACGCACCGATCGGCGACATGAACTTCGGCGTGTTCCGCATGTAA
- a CDS encoding YchJ family protein gives MPAAQTQPIGAADACPCGNGAYARCCGPFHAGEAVAATAEQLMRSRYSAYVLGDTAYLRRTWHPSTCPVDLETSEADAAATRWLGLDVKRHTPQDATHATVEFVARYKVGGRAHRLHETSRFVRLDASGAESAEGRWLYVDGTFPD, from the coding sequence ATGCCTGCTGCACAAACCCAGCCCATCGGCGCGGCCGACGCGTGCCCCTGCGGCAACGGCGCCTATGCGCGTTGCTGCGGCCCGTTCCACGCGGGCGAGGCCGTGGCGGCCACCGCTGAGCAACTGATGCGCTCGCGCTACAGCGCCTATGTGCTGGGCGACACGGCGTACCTGCGGCGCACGTGGCATCCGTCCACCTGCCCCGTCGACCTGGAAACCAGCGAAGCAGACGCCGCTGCCACGCGCTGGCTCGGCCTGGACGTCAAGCGCCACACGCCGCAAGACGCGACGCACGCGACGGTGGAATTCGTCGCCCGCTACAAGGTGGGCGGCCGCGCGCATCGCCTGCATGAAACCAGCCGCTTCGTCCGCCTGGACGCCAGCGGCGCTGAATCCGCCGAAGGCCGTTGGCTGTACGTCGACGGCACTTTCCCTGACTGA
- a CDS encoding HAD family hydrolase, translated as MTAVTSSVSNHPRFDAILFDCDGVLVDSEPIVNRLIWEMLIELGIDISLEDSIQRFLGKAIREELDAIAEMRGAPLPPNWLSTFQARRNVLLEAEVEAVPYIGHAIDVLSRLGLPMAVASGADRMKVELQLNRTGLIEHFQPTDVRIFSATEVARSKPAPDVYLLAASSLGVSPSRCLVIEDSPTGVTAGHAAGMTVLAYAGRNAPGPLIAAGAARTFTDMRELPELPELLA; from the coding sequence ATGACTGCAGTGACCTCCTCTGTTTCAAACCACCCGCGCTTTGACGCGATCCTCTTCGATTGCGACGGCGTGCTGGTCGACAGCGAACCTATCGTCAACCGGCTGATCTGGGAGATGCTGATCGAGCTTGGCATCGACATCAGCCTGGAAGATTCCATCCAGCGTTTCCTCGGCAAGGCCATCCGCGAAGAGCTGGATGCGATTGCCGAGATGCGCGGCGCACCGCTGCCGCCGAACTGGTTGTCCACCTTCCAGGCGCGACGCAACGTGCTGCTCGAAGCCGAAGTGGAAGCCGTGCCGTATATCGGGCACGCCATCGATGTGCTCTCCAGGCTCGGCCTGCCGATGGCCGTGGCTTCCGGAGCGGACCGCATGAAGGTGGAGCTGCAGCTCAATCGCACCGGTCTGATCGAGCATTTCCAGCCGACGGACGTGCGCATCTTTTCGGCCACCGAAGTCGCGCGCAGCAAGCCCGCGCCCGACGTGTATCTGCTCGCCGCCAGCAGCTTGGGGGTATCGCCGTCGCGCTGCCTGGTGATCGAAGACAGCCCCACGGGCGTTACCGCTGGGCACGCTGCCGGCATGACGGTGCTGGCATACGCGGGCCGCAACGCGCCCGGCCCGTTGATCGCCGCTGGCGCGGCGCGCACGTTTACCGACATGCGCGAGCTGCCGGAACTGCCGGAGTTGCTGGCCTGA
- a CDS encoding 2-hydroxychromene-2-carboxylate isomerase, with protein sequence MNGAIDFYFDFSSPYGYFASTRVEELAQRYNRATAWHPILLGVVFKTTGGSPLPQVPLKGDYAWRDFERTARFNGIEYRKPTHFPLPTQYAARATLWVHDHHGGERAIDFARAVYRALFVDDINIGEPTEVMKIADAMGIDGAALNAGASSQQIKDQLKAEIDLAMSRGVFGSPYVIVDGEAFWGFDRFDQIEALLRDGRI encoded by the coding sequence ATGAACGGGGCCATCGATTTCTACTTCGACTTCTCATCGCCGTACGGCTACTTCGCCAGCACGCGCGTGGAGGAACTCGCCCAGCGGTACAACCGGGCGACGGCATGGCACCCGATCCTGCTGGGGGTGGTCTTCAAGACCACCGGCGGCTCCCCGCTGCCGCAGGTGCCGCTCAAGGGCGATTACGCGTGGCGCGATTTCGAGCGTACCGCGCGCTTCAACGGCATTGAATACCGCAAGCCGACGCACTTCCCGCTGCCCACGCAATACGCCGCGCGGGCCACGCTGTGGGTGCATGACCATCACGGCGGGGAGCGCGCGATCGACTTCGCGCGGGCCGTCTACCGCGCACTGTTCGTTGACGACATCAATATCGGCGAGCCGACCGAGGTGATGAAGATTGCCGACGCGATGGGCATCGACGGTGCCGCGCTCAACGCCGGCGCAAGCAGCCAGCAGATCAAGGATCAGCTCAAGGCCGAGATCGACCTGGCGATGTCGCGCGGCGTGTTCGGCTCGCCCTACGTGATCGTCGACGGCGAGGCGTTCTGGGGCTTCGACCGCTTTGACCAGATTGAAGCGTTGCTGCGCGACGGACGCATATAA